From the Streptomyces sp. 846.5 genome, the window GCAGAAACAGGGCCACCAGGGTGGCCCCGTTGGCGGCCAGGACGCCCACGCCCCAGACCACCAGCAGTTCGATGACCGGCAGCCGGCCCAGCATGAGCAGGTTGTTCATGGCGTAGAAGCGCAGCGCCCGCCCGCCGATGGTGCCGTTGCCCCGGCCCCGGTAGACCAGGCCTTCGACCAGCAGGAAGTTCCAGGTCGTCGACGCCTGGGTAGCCAGCGCCGCCCCCACCAGGTGGTTCAGCCCAAGGACGTGGTACAGCAGCCACAGCGCGGCGGTGTTGACGACCACTCCGGACGCGCCGACCGCCCCGAAGGCCAGCAACCGCCACAGCTGGCGTCCGCGTTCGCCCTCGGACTGCGGACCGCCCTTGAGCTGTCCGATCAGCCGCTGCCGGCGCAGCCGCGCCACCTGGCGCAGGAACACCAGCCCCTCGCGCAACCCGGCCTTGGTGTGCCCGGCATGGCGCGGCGCGAAGTCGTACGCGACCTCGGCGACCCGGGCGCCGGGGTTGCGCAGCAGCAGTTCCAGCAGCACCTTGAAGCCCTCGGGCCGCATCCCGCTCAGGTCCACCGCCTCCGCGCGGAAGACGAACAGCCCGCTCATCGGATCGCTGACGGTGGCCAGCCGTCGCGGGAACACCGACTTCACCAGCCGCGTCGACCCGGCCGAGGCCAGCCCGCGGCCGGCGCTGCGCGCCCCGGCGCCGTGGTCCTGGAAAGCGGTACCCGATCCGGCGTAACGGGTGCCGACGACGATGTCCACGCTGTGCCGCATCGCGGTCGCCGCGATCAGCGCGGCCGCCTCCGGTGGATGCTGCAGATCGGCGTCCATCACCATCACCCAGCCGCCCCGGGCGTACGCGGCCCCCGCCAGCACCGCTCCGCCCAGCCCCCCGACCCGCTCCTCCGGCGGGCGCTGCAGCAGCCGCACCGGTACCGGGCACTCCTCGGCGGCGAGCTCGATCGCCTGCGCGGTGTCGTCGTCGCTGTCGTCCACGAACAGGATCTCGGCGTCGAGCGGCGCCAGCACCGGCCCGAGGCGACCCAGCAGCTCGGTGACGTTCTCCTCCTCGTTCCTGGTCGGCACCACGACGGTGAGTCGGACCGGTGCCGGGCAGGTGGTTGTGGCGGTCGTGGTTCTGGCGGTCGAGGTTGTGGTTTCGTGCGTGCTGGGACCGAACTCCCTTACGTGCATGGTTGAACCCCCTGGATGAACAGCGGAACGCGTCCGCGCATGGCTGTGGCCTGCCCGAGGGCATGGCCGCCCCCCGAAGGGCATGACAAGGAGGAAGCGCTGTGACTGCGAGCGAAGTAGCCGCGAGGTGCCGGAAGATCGAGGGCTCGGCGCACACAGGCGTCATTGCCGGCGCGGCCGTCCATGGACCCGTCAACGGACGAGATCTCAACAGATGCAGTTGCCGATCCCGAAGGACCGGGGTGGGTGAGCGAAACCGATCCGGATCAATGCGGACCGGCCACGTGCACAGTGCGTCTGGTGCTCCGTCACGGCGGCTGTTCGTGGCGGCATAAGGAAGCTAGCAGAGGAGGAACACCTCTCGGATGCTTTTCATTCATCTTTTCTTCATCTTTGATGCCCCCCCCATTCACCTGTTACCGGGGAGCCGTAGAGCGATGGATGGGGCGGATCGACAGCCGGCCGCGTCCCGGCCCGGCACGTCCGGCCGGACGGCTCGTCAGGAAACAATGGCCCCATGAGTTCCACCGCCACCACGCCCCCCGCCACACCCCCTGCCCGGCCCGGCACCGAGGACGAGCCGGTGCACCTGGTGCTGTCCGCAGCCTCCGGGGCCGCCGACGCCTTCGCGTTCCTCTGCCTGGGCAAGGTCTTCGCCGGGGTGATGACCGGGAACCTGGTCCTGGTCGGAGCCTCGATCGGGTCCGGCGACCACCGGGTGGTGCCCAGGGCCCTGGCCTCGCTGGCCGGATACGGGCTCGGCGCCGCGGCGGCGGGCCGGGCCCGGCCCCGGGTGGCGGTGCGCACCCTGCTGGCAGCCGGGACCGGGCTGCTCGCGGCGACCGCGGCGGCCTGGGCGCTGGGGTCCGGCCGGGCACCGCAGGCCCAGCTGGTGCTGATCGTCGCGGTGGCTCTGGCCATGGGCCTGCAGGCGCAGACCTGGGCGGTGCCCACGACCTACTTCACCGGCACCTACACCGGCCTGCTGGGCCGGGCCGGGCGGCGGCAGCTGCTCCGCCAGGACCGCTGGCCGGCCGTCCGCCTGGCGGCGGTGGTCGTCGGCGCCACCGCCACCTCGCTGGTCGACTGGTGCTGCCCGTCCGCCGCCGGCGCTGTCACCGCTGCGCTCTCCGCCCTGGCGCTGGCGCTGGCCCATGCGCGGCAACGCAGCAGGGCCCCGCGCGACATGTGACCTGGATCACATCATCCACATGTCACGATCGCCACTCCGGCATCCGTCCTGGGCCTGTCACTGAGATTCAAACAGGGAGACGGACATGAACAAGATCGTGATTCTCGGCGCCGGGTACGCGGGCATGGCGACCGCGATGAGCCTGGCCGCCCGCACCCGCAAGCGCGAGGACGTGCACATCACCCTGGTCAACGCGCAGCGCCGGTTCACCGAACGGCTGCGGCTGCACCAGACCGCGTCCGGCCGGGAGTTGACGAACCTTCAGATCCCGGAGCTGGTCGCCGGCACCGGCATCGAGTTCGTCGAGGGCTGGGTGACCGCCGTCGACGCGGAGGCGCGGACCGTGCGCGTCGACGACGAACGCTCCCTGCCCTACGACACCCTGGTGTACGCCCTGGGCAGCGTCGCCGACACCGACACGGTGCCCGGCGTCGACGAGCACGCGCACACCCTCTACGGCGCCGCCGGGGCCGCGTCCCTGGCCGCGACGCTGGGGCGGCTCGGCGCGGGCGCGACCGTGGTCGTCGCCGGCAGCGGGCTGACCGGCGTCGAGGCCGCCGCTGAGATCGCCGAACAGCACCCGGCGCTCACCGTCCTGCTGCTGGGACGGGCCGAACCCGGGTCGATGATGGGGGCCAAGGCTCGGGCCTACCTGCAGGGCGCGCTCCAGCGGCTCGGCGTGCGGGTACGCACCGGCGTGGAGATCGCCAAGGTGCTGCCCGGCGGCGTCGAGCTGGTCGGCGGAGAGCACATCGCCGCCGACGCGGTGCTGTGGACCACCGGGATCCGGATGTCGCCGCTGGCGGCGGCCGCCGGGCTGACCGTCGACGGCCAGGGCCGGATCGTGACCGACAGCCGGCTGCGCTCGGTCTCCCACCCCACCGTCCACGCCGTCGGCGACGCGGCCGCGATCCGGCAGAACTACGGTGTCATCCACGGCACTTGCCAGAGCGGCATGCCGACCGGCGCCTACACGGCGGCCGCGATCGCCGACCAACTGAAGGGCCGTCGGACCAAGCCGTTCCGGTTCGGATACCTGCACCAGCCGGTCAGCCTGGGCCGCCACGACGCGGTGGTCCAGTTCACCCGCGCCGACGACACCCCCGGACGGTTCCTGCTCACCGGCCGGAGCGCGGTGGTCTACAAGGAGACCGTGAGCAGCGCCCCTTGGGGCGTCTACGGCCGGATCCGGAAGTACGGCGCGGGCACCGCGGCTCTGTGGCGCAAGGGCGGTCGCAGCACTAAGATCGCCCAGTCGTGACCACCACCGACGACCAGCAGATCTTCGCCGACCACCGGAACCTCCTGTTCTCGGTCGCCTACCGGCTCCTCGGCACCGCCATGGACGCCGAGGACGTGGTCCAGGACGCCTGGTTCAAGTGGTCGGCGGCGGACCGCTCGCAGGTCGCCGATCCCAAGGCCTACTTGGCCAGGATCGCCACCAATCTGGCGATGGACCGGCTGCGTTCGGTCCAGCGCAAGCGGGAGGCCTACGTCGGCCCGTGGCTTCCGGAGCCGATCCTGACCACGGTGGACACCGGCGCCGCCGACACCCTGGAATCCGTGGAACGCGCCGACTCGGTGTCCACGGCGATGCTGGTCGTGCTGGAATCACTCAGCCCGCTGGAACGGGCGGTGTTCGTACTGAAGGAGGTCTTCGCCTTCAGCTACGCGGAGATCGCCGACATCGTCGAACGGTCCGAGCCGGCCGTGCGCCAGGCCGGGCACCGGGCCCGGGAGCACGTCCAGGCCCGGCGGCCCAGGTACACCGGGGCCACCGCCGCCAGGCAGGAGGCCACCGAGCGATTCCTGGCCGCGTCCACCGGCGGCGACATCAACGCGCTGATGGAACTGCTCGCCCCCGGCGTCACGCTGTGGACCGACGGCGGCGGCAAGGTCCGCCAGGCGCTGCACCCGGTCGAGGGCTCGGCCAAGGTCGCCGCCTGGATGGCCGGCGTCTCCCGCCGCCGTTCCTACGAGGGCGTCGACATCAGCGACATGACGATCGCCTTCGTCCAGATCAACGGCGGCCCCGGCATCACCTTCACCGGCGCCGGCCGGGTCATCGCCGTCATGGCCGTCGACCTGGACGCCGACGGCCGGATCCGCACCGTCTACAACATCGCCAACCCGGACAAGCTCCACGCCGTCGCCGGGGGCAGCCTCCACGACATGGACCCGCGCTGAGGCCGCCCCCGTCCCGCTACGCCCCGTCCCGCTACACCGCCAGCTGCTGCTCGTACCCGACCACCCGCACGCAGGCAGTCAGGCCGAGGATCGCCTGCTCCAGCTCCTCCAGGGTCGGATAGCTGGGCGCGATCCGGATCACCGCGTCGCGCGGGTCGTCGCCGTACGGGTGGGTGGCGCCGGCCGGGGTGAGCACGATTCCGGCTCCGGCGGCGCGGCGGACGACCTCCTTCGCGCACCCCTCCGCGACCTCAAGGCTGACGAAGTAGCCGCCCTTGGGGGTCGTCCAGGCAGCCAGGCCGGTGCCGCCCAGCTCGGCCTCCAGGATGCGCTGCACCGCCTCGAACTTCGGCTGCAGCAGGGCCCGCTGACGCTCCATGTGGGCCCGCACACCGTCCGCGTCCCGCAGGAACAGCACATGCCGCAGCTGGTTGACCTTGTCGGGCCCGATGGACCGCTTGGCGTTGTTGCCCAGCAGCCACTGCACATTGGCGGCCGAGGCGCCGAAGAAGGCCACACCCGCGCCGGCCACCGTGATCTTGGAGGTCGAGCCGAAGACGAACACCCGGTCCGGGTTGCCCGCGGCCTCGCAGGCCGCCAGCAGGTCGGCGATCTCCACCTGCTCGTCGGTGAGGTGGTGCGCGGCGTAGGCGTTGTCCCAGAAGACCCGGAAGTCGGGGGCGGCGGTCTGCATCGCGGCCAGCCGGGCCACGGTCTCGTCGCTGTAGCAGGTCCCGTCCGGGTTGCTGTACTTCGGGACGCACCAGATGCCCTTGACCGACGCGTTCTCGGCGACCAGCGCCTCCACCACGTCCATGTCCGGCCCGGACTCCGTCATCGGCACCGGGACCATGTCGATTCCGAAGCGCTCGCAGAGCGCGAAGTGGCGGTCGTAGCCGGGGACCGGGCAGAGGAAGGTGATCGGCTCCTGGTCCACCCAGCGGGAGTCGGCCCCGGGCACCTTGCTGAGCAACGCGTGCACCAGGCAGTCGTGCATCAGCTCCAGGCTGGAGTTCCCCGCCGCGAGCAACTGCGGCACCGGCACCTGCAGCACCCCGGCGAAGATCTCCCGGAGCTCGGCCAGCCCCTGCAGCCCGCCGTAGTTGCGAACGTCGGTGCCGTCGGCGGAGGTGTGCCGGCCGCCGGGCAGGCTCAGCAGGTCGTCGGAGAGGTCGAGCTGCGCCGGGGCCGGCTTGCCCCGGGTGAGGTCCAGCGACAGCCCACGGCCCGCCAGCACCTCGTAGTCCTTGCGAGCGCGGTCGAGGAGATCATCCAGGGTGGCGGAGCTCAACTCGGTGGTCATCGTTTTCCTCTCGCAGGGCCCGCACGCGCGCGGGTGACACCTGCCGAGCATACAAAGCGGCGGACGCGGCCGAACCGCAGGGCGTCCCGGCTAAAACCACTGGCTTCGCCACCAGCCCCTTTGCTTGGATTGCCGGCATGACCAACGACCTGCCCGACGGCTACGAGATCTCCACCGACCCCGCCCGGCTGGACCCCGGCCTGATCCATCAGTGGCTGTCGCAGGACGCCTACTGGGCCATCGGCCGCGCCCGCGAGAAGCAGGACACCGCCATCGCGAACTCGCTCAACTTCGGCGTCTACGACCTCGCCTCGGACGCCCAGGTCGGCTACGCCCGCATCGTCACCGACCGCTGCACCTTCGCCTGGCTCTGCGACGTCTACATGGCCCGCGAGGTCCGCGGCAAGGGCCTGGGCACCGCCCTGGTCGCTGCCGTCCGCGACGAACTGGCCGCTTACGGTCTGCGCCGGATCATGCTGGCCACCGCGGACGCGCACGCCGTGTACGCCAAGGTCGGCTTCGCCCCGCTGGCCGCGCCGGAGAAGTGGATGACGCTCGGCGAGCAGTGAGCAGGGCGGCTCGAGCGACGGCGCTGCGCATACCCGCAGCGCGGAGTCATGCGCTCTGCTTGCCCGTGATCCGGGTGCCCGCGGCGCGCGGGACGACGATGGTGCCGCTGCCGGGGGTGAGGCGGCGGAGCGGGGCCTCCCCGGGGCGCTTCGACGCTGCGTTGATGAGGATCATGGTGGGGCTCCCGTCAGCTGATGCGTTCTGGCTTCCGGTTTGACGCTATTCGCGATGCATGAGAGGGACGTGAGGGTTCCGTCCCAGGTCGGATGAGGACGTCGGCGAACGGGGCGACCCGTTCGCCGACGTGGCGTCAGGACGGCTTTACCCCCGGGCCTCCGAGAAGAGCAGCGAGAACGCGGTGGCCCCGGCGGTGAGCCGGTGCTGCGGCAGCGCGCCCGGGCCGCAGGAAGCGCTGCCGATGCCCTGGTGCGCCTGGTCCAGGGTGAGGAAGACCTGGTCGCGCGGCCGCAGATCAGCGGTGTGCCGGGCGGCGTCGAGGTCCTCCGAGGTCCACGGCCGGGCGGTGAAGTCGAAGAACGGCTCCCCCTCGACCCGCAGCCCCGCCCCGGAGGCGTCCAGGAAGGTCGCCCAGCGTACGTCCGACCGGTTGCCGTTCTCCTGCGGCATCACATACGGCGTCTGCAACTGCGCCACCGGCGCGGCGAACCGGCCGACCTGCACGGCCTGCCTGGTGTCCCGGTAGGACTCCCCCGGGCCCAGACCGAACCAGCCGACCTGGTCGAAGGCCGCGGGCAGCGCCATCCGCAGACCCAGCCGGGGCAGCGTCAGCCCGTCCCAGTCGCCTTCCGGCACCACTGAGACGTCCAGCCGCAGCCGGCCGTCCTGCTGGCTCCAGCGGTACTCGGTCAGCAGACCCAGGTCGGTCGCCGCGGGCGCGACCCGGGTGCGGACCACGAACGCACCGTCCTCCAGGCCCGTCGACACCGTGCGGTGCCGCATCCGGTCCAGCCCGGCCCGACGCCAGGCGTGGGCGACCGAGCGCACTCCGCCGCCGAGGTCGTTGTCGGTCGGCGCCCGCCAGACGTCCAGACGAGGGCCGCTCACCGGCAGGCCGCCGAGCCGGACGAGCACCCCGGACGCGGGGTCGAACCGGGCCGACCCGAGCGCCACGCCGTCCGCGTCCGCTTCCGCGTTCGCGTCGTCCGTGCCGGCCGCCGGCATCGGGGTGCGCTGCGGCCGCTCCGCGAGTCGGACCTGTCCCCAGGCCACCTCGTGCCCGGCCGGGGCCCAGGGCTGGTCCCCGGCGAGCGTCGCCCGCACCGTCAGCCAGGACTCCCCCGCGGCGGCCGGAACCTTGGGCAGCGGCAGGTCGACCCCTGTCCCTGCCGGAACCTCCGGCACGTCAAGGGTGCCCCGGGCGACCGGGACGCCCTCCTCCTCCACGGTCCAGCTGAAGGCGAGGTGCGCCAGCGAGCGGAAGTCGTACAGATTGTCGATGCGCAGCTGCCCACCGCTGTCCCCCGTGCCGGTGACCCGCACCGGCGCCACGACCTTCTTGAACTCGACCAGCCCCGGCGAGGGCGTGCGGTCCGGGAACAGCAGGCCGTCGGCGATGAAGTTGCCGTCGTGCAGCGGCTCGCCGAAGTCGCCGCCGTAGGCGTAGTACGGGGTCCCGTCCGGGGTGCGCTGCGGGATGCCGTGGTCGATCCACTCCCAGACGAAGCCGCCCTGCAGCCGTTCGTACTGCTCGAAGAGCTCCTGATACTCCGTCAGCCCGCCGGGGCCGTTGCCCATGGCGTGGGCGTACTCGCACTGGATGAAGGGCAGCGTACGGCGGTGGGCGTCGCGTTCGGGGGTCGAGGCGGGCGCCTCCTCGCGCCGTCCGATGGCCAGCACCTCCTCGTGCGAGGCGTACATCCGCGAGTAGACGTCGACGTAGGGGCTGTCCCAGTCGCCCTCGTAGTGCACCGGCCGCTCCGGGTCGCGGGCATGGCACCAGGCGGCCATGGCCTCCAGGTTCTCGCCGTGCCCGGCCTCGTTGCCGAGGGACCAGAGCAGGATCGCGGGGTGGTTCTTGTCGCGCTCGACGGTGCGCTCGATCCGGTCCAGGCAGGCCGCGCGCCACATCGGGTCGTCGGTGGGGTTACGGCGCCAGCCGACCTCGGTGAAACCGTGGGTCTCCAGGTCGCACTCGTCGATCACCCACAGCCCGTACTCGTCGCAGAGGTCCAGGAAGTCGGGGTGCGGCGGGTAGTGGCTGGTCCGGACGGCGTTGATGTTGTGACGCTTCATCAGCAGCACGTCCTGCAGCATGGTGGCCCGGTCCAGGGCGCGGCCCTGCTCGGGGTGCCACTCATGGCGGTTGACGCCGCGGAACAGGATCCGCCGCCCGTTCACCCGCAGCACGCCGTCCTCGATGGCGATGCTGCGGAAGCCGATCCGCAGACTGACGGTCTCCTGCGGGGTGTTGAGCACGGCGTCGTAGAGGCGGGGCTGCTCGGCGGACCAGGGCTCGACCCCGGGGATCCGGTGCG encodes:
- a CDS encoding DUF1275 family protein; this encodes MSSTATTPPATPPARPGTEDEPVHLVLSAASGAADAFAFLCLGKVFAGVMTGNLVLVGASIGSGDHRVVPRALASLAGYGLGAAAAGRARPRVAVRTLLAAGTGLLAATAAAWALGSGRAPQAQLVLIVAVALAMGLQAQTWAVPTTYFTGTYTGLLGRAGRRQLLRQDRWPAVRLAAVVVGATATSLVDWCCPSAAGAVTAALSALALALAHARQRSRAPRDM
- a CDS encoding glycoside hydrolase family 2 TIM barrel-domain containing protein, which gives rise to MPYYEDPGPGLGFEPARTVTRSNAPALSLNGSWRFRLRPTAAEPAPGYDAGWEESWDEIPVPAHWQMHGHGSPAYTNVRYPFPLDPPYVPDENPTGDYRRVFDLPDDWPGADQGARTLLRFDGVDSCFRVWLNGELLGHATGSRLAHEFEVGRLLRPGRNTLAVRVHQWSAASYLEDQDMWWLSGIFRDVTLLARPEAALDDYFVHAGYEHATGTGVLSVETSAPATLSIPELGLDQVDPAGPHRIPGVEPWSAEQPRLYDAVLNTPQETVSLRIGFRSIAIEDGVLRVNGRRILFRGVNRHEWHPEQGRALDRATMLQDVLLMKRHNINAVRTSHYPPHPDFLDLCDEYGLWVIDECDLETHGFTEVGWRRNPTDDPMWRAACLDRIERTVERDKNHPAILLWSLGNEAGHGENLEAMAAWCHARDPERPVHYEGDWDSPYVDVYSRMYASHEEVLAIGRREEAPASTPERDAHRRTLPFIQCEYAHAMGNGPGGLTEYQELFEQYERLQGGFVWEWIDHGIPQRTPDGTPYYAYGGDFGEPLHDGNFIADGLLFPDRTPSPGLVEFKKVVAPVRVTGTGDSGGQLRIDNLYDFRSLAHLAFSWTVEEEGVPVARGTLDVPEVPAGTGVDLPLPKVPAAAGESWLTVRATLAGDQPWAPAGHEVAWGQVRLAERPQRTPMPAAGTDDANAEADADGVALGSARFDPASGVLVRLGGLPVSGPRLDVWRAPTDNDLGGGVRSVAHAWRRAGLDRMRHRTVSTGLEDGAFVVRTRVAPAATDLGLLTEYRWSQQDGRLRLDVSVVPEGDWDGLTLPRLGLRMALPAAFDQVGWFGLGPGESYRDTRQAVQVGRFAAPVAQLQTPYVMPQENGNRSDVRWATFLDASGAGLRVEGEPFFDFTARPWTSEDLDAARHTADLRPRDQVFLTLDQAHQGIGSASCGPGALPQHRLTAGATAFSLLFSEARG
- a CDS encoding RNA polymerase sigma-70 factor codes for the protein MTTTDDQQIFADHRNLLFSVAYRLLGTAMDAEDVVQDAWFKWSAADRSQVADPKAYLARIATNLAMDRLRSVQRKREAYVGPWLPEPILTTVDTGAADTLESVERADSVSTAMLVVLESLSPLERAVFVLKEVFAFSYAEIADIVERSEPAVRQAGHRAREHVQARRPRYTGATAARQEATERFLAASTGGDINALMELLAPGVTLWTDGGGKVRQALHPVEGSAKVAAWMAGVSRRRSYEGVDISDMTIAFVQINGGPGITFTGAGRVIAVMAVDLDADGRIRTVYNIANPDKLHAVAGGSLHDMDPR
- a CDS encoding GNAT family N-acetyltransferase, translating into MTNDLPDGYEISTDPARLDPGLIHQWLSQDAYWAIGRAREKQDTAIANSLNFGVYDLASDAQVGYARIVTDRCTFAWLCDVYMAREVRGKGLGTALVAAVRDELAAYGLRRIMLATADAHAVYAKVGFAPLAAPEKWMTLGEQ
- a CDS encoding FAD-dependent oxidoreductase, which encodes MNKIVILGAGYAGMATAMSLAARTRKREDVHITLVNAQRRFTERLRLHQTASGRELTNLQIPELVAGTGIEFVEGWVTAVDAEARTVRVDDERSLPYDTLVYALGSVADTDTVPGVDEHAHTLYGAAGAASLAATLGRLGAGATVVVAGSGLTGVEAAAEIAEQHPALTVLLLGRAEPGSMMGAKARAYLQGALQRLGVRVRTGVEIAKVLPGGVELVGGEHIAADAVLWTTGIRMSPLAAAAGLTVDGQGRIVTDSRLRSVSHPTVHAVGDAAAIRQNYGVIHGTCQSGMPTGAYTAAAIADQLKGRRTKPFRFGYLHQPVSLGRHDAVVQFTRADDTPGRFLLTGRSAVVYKETVSSAPWGVYGRIRKYGAGTAALWRKGGRSTKIAQS
- a CDS encoding aminotransferase class I/II-fold pyridoxal phosphate-dependent enzyme, which translates into the protein MTTELSSATLDDLLDRARKDYEVLAGRGLSLDLTRGKPAPAQLDLSDDLLSLPGGRHTSADGTDVRNYGGLQGLAELREIFAGVLQVPVPQLLAAGNSSLELMHDCLVHALLSKVPGADSRWVDQEPITFLCPVPGYDRHFALCERFGIDMVPVPMTESGPDMDVVEALVAENASVKGIWCVPKYSNPDGTCYSDETVARLAAMQTAAPDFRVFWDNAYAAHHLTDEQVEIADLLAACEAAGNPDRVFVFGSTSKITVAGAGVAFFGASAANVQWLLGNNAKRSIGPDKVNQLRHVLFLRDADGVRAHMERQRALLQPKFEAVQRILEAELGGTGLAAWTTPKGGYFVSLEVAEGCAKEVVRRAAGAGIVLTPAGATHPYGDDPRDAVIRIAPSYPTLEELEQAILGLTACVRVVGYEQQLAV